In Desulfomonile tiedjei DSM 6799, a genomic segment contains:
- the kdpF gene encoding K(+)-transporting ATPase subunit F yields the protein MIDTIVGLVGIVLLIYLFAVILRPEKF from the coding sequence ATGATCGATACCATCGTCGGCTTAGTCGGCATCGTTCTGCTCATTTATCTATTTGCAGTTATTCTGAGGCCTGAGAAATTTTAG
- the phoU gene encoding phosphate signaling complex protein PhoU codes for MSQARIRLGRKIEQIKRLVSSLGAQVVENVQHSMRAIQLRDTQLGRSVTEADFSIDRLELDLEEQCLEILALHQPVATDLRFIIGILKANHDLERIGDMAANIGRIAVDLAAEKSIQIPQDYFLMADETVRMLNKALDSLIDLNTSLAYEVLREDDNIDLTKHKLHREYEEKLSNQPENVRALTYVFLISRHLERIADHATNIAEDVIYIVTGHIRRHGR; via the coding sequence ATGAGCCAAGCCCGTATACGTCTCGGACGCAAGATAGAACAAATTAAACGCCTCGTTTCCTCACTTGGAGCACAGGTTGTAGAAAACGTCCAGCACTCCATGAGAGCAATCCAATTGAGGGACACCCAACTGGGACGGAGCGTAACTGAAGCCGATTTCAGCATCGATCGCCTGGAGCTCGATCTCGAGGAACAGTGTCTGGAGATCTTGGCACTCCACCAACCAGTAGCTACCGATCTTCGTTTTATTATAGGAATTCTCAAGGCAAATCACGACCTCGAACGCATCGGCGACATGGCGGCAAATATCGGTCGGATTGCCGTAGACCTTGCTGCTGAAAAATCCATTCAGATTCCGCAGGATTACTTTCTCATGGCCGACGAGACCGTTCGCATGCTGAACAAGGCTCTTGATTCATTGATCGATCTTAATACCTCTCTGGCGTATGAAGTTCTTCGAGAAGACGACAACATAGATTTAACAAAGCACAAGCTCCATCGTGAATACGAGGAAAAACTTTCCAATCAGCCGGAAAACGTGAGGGCACTCACCTATGTTTTCCTGATTTCCCGTCATCTGGAACGGATAGCGGACCACGCAACCAATATCGCGGAGGATGTGATCTACATAGTGACCGGACACATCAGACGACATGGAAGGTGA
- the kdpC gene encoding K(+)-transporting ATPase subunit C, translating into MKTFIRELRVSIIATIALGIILCGIYPLVVWGIAQVFFPHQANGSLIVRNGKIVGSELLGQNFVDAKYFHPRPSSTGENGYDASSSGGSNLGPTSKKLVQTVKERIEAYRAENGLSADVPIPADAVTASASGLDPHITLENARLQASRVARARGIDESVMLEKLRASLEGRDLRILGEPRINVTKLNLSLDEMK; encoded by the coding sequence ATGAAAACGTTTATCCGCGAACTTCGAGTATCGATAATTGCAACTATAGCCCTCGGTATAATCCTTTGCGGCATCTACCCTTTAGTAGTCTGGGGAATCGCTCAAGTATTCTTTCCACATCAGGCAAATGGTTCCTTGATTGTTCGGAATGGCAAGATAGTAGGTTCGGAGCTACTCGGCCAGAATTTCGTAGACGCCAAGTATTTTCACCCTCGGCCCTCATCGACCGGCGAAAACGGCTATGACGCTTCCAGTTCGGGCGGCAGCAATCTGGGGCCGACTTCCAAGAAACTCGTGCAAACAGTGAAAGAACGAATCGAGGCATATCGGGCCGAAAATGGCCTGTCGGCTGATGTTCCCATTCCCGCGGATGCGGTCACTGCGTCTGCAAGCGGGTTGGATCCTCATATTACTCTGGAAAATGCCCGCCTGCAGGCTTCACGTGTAGCTCGTGCCAGGGGCATCGACGAATCCGTGATGCTCGAGAAATTGCGTGCCTCTCTCGAAGGTAGAGATCTGAGAATTCTCGGAGAACCTCGAATCAACGTGACGAAGCTCAACCTGTCACTGGATGAGATGAAATGA
- a CDS encoding sigma-54-dependent transcriptional regulator, whose translation MSGNSLNIIVVDDEINIRKVLSIGLEAKGHKVVAVSNFQDAVNENLRRSFDIAFLDLRLGTADGLDLIPVLLASTPWLKIIVITAYSSVSSAVEAMRRGAIDYIPKPFTPAQIHHAVEKLGRVRSLEQRLTELQEEIGRSLPDVEFSSNSPSMQRTINLAQEVAASDSSILLIGESGTGKSALARAIHTWSKRSGKSMATVSCPAISPELLESEMFGHVKGAFTGAVRDYPGRIAACEGGTLLLDEIGDLPLSLQPKLLRFLQDREYERVGDHVRRQADVRILAATNINLKQAVQEGRFREDLFYRLNVIQIDIPPLRQRSEDIAGLAERLLLFFGRKNHRTFLGFTDEALAALERYDWPGNVRELSNTVERAAILSKTPRIGIENLSLTILNQKTEVRLGDPVTLATIEEEHIRRVLAVSPSLQDAADVLGIDQATLWRRRKQYNI comes from the coding sequence ATGTCCGGCAACTCCTTGAACATTATTGTCGTCGATGACGAGATCAACATCCGTAAAGTCTTGTCCATAGGCCTGGAAGCCAAGGGTCACAAAGTTGTGGCAGTGAGTAATTTTCAGGATGCGGTAAATGAGAATCTTCGGCGTTCCTTTGATATTGCATTCCTGGATTTGAGGCTGGGAACCGCTGATGGATTGGACCTTATACCAGTACTCCTGGCGTCCACCCCGTGGCTAAAGATTATTGTTATTACGGCCTATTCTTCTGTGAGCTCGGCAGTGGAAGCTATGCGTCGAGGAGCAATCGACTACATTCCCAAACCGTTTACTCCTGCTCAAATTCATCACGCAGTAGAGAAATTGGGTAGAGTGCGATCGTTGGAACAGCGGCTTACGGAATTGCAGGAAGAAATAGGCAGATCGCTTCCTGATGTGGAGTTCTCGAGCAATAGCCCGTCCATGCAACGGACCATTAATCTGGCGCAAGAGGTGGCGGCATCCGATTCCAGCATTCTCCTGATAGGAGAAAGCGGTACAGGAAAGAGTGCTCTTGCACGAGCCATCCACACCTGGAGCAAACGATCCGGAAAATCCATGGCCACGGTATCTTGTCCTGCAATTTCACCGGAATTGCTGGAAAGCGAGATGTTCGGACATGTGAAGGGAGCGTTCACGGGAGCTGTTCGAGACTATCCAGGGCGAATTGCTGCCTGCGAAGGTGGAACTCTGTTGCTCGATGAAATCGGGGATTTGCCCCTGTCTCTGCAGCCCAAGCTCCTGAGATTTTTACAGGACCGTGAATATGAACGTGTGGGCGACCACGTTCGGAGACAAGCTGATGTCCGCATATTAGCGGCTACGAACATAAACTTGAAACAGGCGGTACAAGAAGGACGATTCAGAGAGGATCTTTTCTACAGATTGAATGTGATTCAAATCGATATTCCTCCTCTGAGACAGCGCTCAGAAGATATCGCCGGATTGGCGGAACGACTGCTCCTGTTTTTCGGACGAAAAAACCACCGTACATTTCTCGGCTTTACAGATGAGGCGCTCGCTGCTTTGGAACGATACGATTGGCCCGGAAATGTACGAGAATTGAGTAACACTGTAGAACGTGCCGCGATTCTTTCCAAGACTCCTCGCATTGGTATAGAGAATCTTTCTCTCACAATTTTGAACCAAAAAACTGAAGTACGGCTTGGAGATCCCGTGACTCTGGCAACAATTGAGGAAGAACATATTCGGAGAGTACTTGCCGTTTCGCCATCTTTACAAGATGCAGCAGATGTTCTTGGAATAGATCAGGCCACATTATGGCGACGTCGTAAACAGTACAATATTTAA
- a CDS encoding HAMP domain-containing sensor histidine kinase, whose product MLGIRQKLSLGFAGLLAIILIIGGESISLFSRLGDSIDVILRENYRSVVACLEMKEALERMDSGLLFLLLRYDEQGTKLIAENRSIFEKALQIEVNNVTLPGEGEKARKIQNLYSEYKSTVGQILQEPMPLALKRQMYFERLLPLFGEIKKNAGDILEMNQQNMIDANDQARGLAASARWQMYGLLAVGCILAMIYIILVRRWIFRPITRLIQSTNEISAGNLDLVVKTESQDEIGQLSESFNAMAESLRRVRRTREAKLAQIQQMVQEAFRVLPEAVAIVNLQGRVEMATQLAGQVFGLRPTAKIQDLQLDWLNTLFHNAIIGQDTSNAEKQHVVQSFVNDEERYFAPKAVVIRGGDKEVSALLIVINDITQQRQQDELKRGVLSTVSHQLKTPLTSIRMAIHLLLEGDIGSPNEKQADVLMSAEQEAERLHRILENLLDIGRIESGKVYLNLQSLSPYMLVLDSVEPFRSASQDQGIHLNIELPEGLPEVLADPARVPHVFSNLLANALKYTHPGGRITVSAITDEEFVRFSVADTGRGIPAQYHENIFEQFFRAPIDATKTGIGLGLSIAKEIVEAHGGTISVNSSEGEGSTFTFSLRRSDSLPKE is encoded by the coding sequence ATGCTCGGCATACGTCAAAAGCTCTCTTTGGGATTTGCCGGATTACTGGCAATTATTCTCATTATAGGCGGAGAAAGCATTTCTCTGTTCTCTCGATTGGGGGATTCCATCGATGTAATACTTCGTGAAAATTATCGCAGTGTTGTTGCATGCCTGGAAATGAAGGAAGCACTAGAGAGAATGGACAGTGGACTGTTGTTCCTGTTACTCCGGTACGATGAACAAGGAACAAAGCTCATTGCTGAAAATCGGTCGATTTTCGAAAAAGCTCTTCAAATCGAAGTTAATAATGTGACACTTCCCGGGGAGGGCGAAAAAGCCCGGAAGATACAAAATCTTTACTCTGAGTATAAATCCACAGTGGGGCAAATACTGCAGGAGCCCATGCCGCTTGCCTTGAAGCGTCAGATGTATTTTGAACGGCTATTACCGTTATTCGGAGAAATCAAGAAAAACGCCGGCGACATTCTTGAGATGAATCAACAGAACATGATCGATGCAAACGATCAGGCACGCGGTCTGGCCGCATCCGCTCGTTGGCAAATGTATGGCCTCCTTGCCGTGGGATGCATTCTGGCAATGATTTATATAATTCTTGTGAGAAGATGGATTTTCAGGCCGATAACTCGGCTCATCCAATCGACGAACGAAATTAGCGCCGGAAATTTGGATCTCGTAGTCAAGACTGAGTCTCAAGACGAAATCGGTCAGTTGTCTGAATCGTTCAATGCAATGGCAGAAAGCCTTCGGCGTGTCCGGCGCACACGTGAGGCGAAGCTCGCTCAGATTCAGCAGATGGTTCAAGAAGCATTCAGGGTTCTCCCGGAAGCTGTGGCGATTGTGAACCTTCAGGGTCGAGTGGAAATGGCTACCCAGCTTGCCGGACAAGTATTCGGATTAAGACCGACTGCCAAGATTCAAGATTTGCAATTGGATTGGCTCAACACACTATTTCATAATGCCATTATCGGTCAGGACACCTCCAATGCTGAAAAACAGCACGTAGTTCAGAGTTTTGTCAATGACGAGGAACGATACTTTGCCCCCAAAGCGGTTGTCATCCGTGGAGGAGACAAAGAAGTCTCAGCATTACTCATTGTAATTAACGATATCACGCAACAGCGACAGCAAGATGAGTTGAAACGAGGAGTGCTGTCTACGGTTTCTCACCAACTCAAAACTCCACTGACTTCGATTCGTATGGCGATTCATCTGTTGCTGGAAGGAGACATCGGCTCGCCCAATGAAAAACAGGCGGACGTTCTCATGAGTGCAGAACAAGAAGCTGAACGGCTTCACAGGATTTTAGAAAACTTGCTGGATATAGGACGCATTGAATCCGGAAAGGTCTATCTCAATCTGCAATCGCTATCCCCCTACATGCTGGTATTGGATTCTGTGGAGCCGTTTCGCTCTGCCAGCCAAGATCAGGGCATTCACCTGAACATAGAGTTACCTGAAGGCTTGCCCGAAGTCCTGGCGGACCCTGCCCGAGTGCCTCACGTATTTTCGAATTTACTGGCCAATGCTCTGAAATATACGCATCCTGGCGGCAGGATTACGGTCTCTGCAATTACGGACGAAGAGTTCGTCCGATTTTCCGTGGCTGATACCGGAAGGGGCATACCAGCGCAATATCACGAAAACATTTTTGAACAGTTTTTCAGAGCTCCCATTGATGCCACGAAAACCGGCATCGGATTAGGATTGTCTATTGCAAAAGAGATCGTTGAAGCCCATGGCGGAACTATCAGTGTGAATAGTAGTGAGGGCGAGGGAAGTACCTTCACCTTTTCTCTGAGACGATCGGACTCTTTACCAAAGGAGTGA
- a CDS encoding molybdate ABC transporter permease subunit gives MEVDSVTGSDVFTNIAFPMVFTAKVAAISLMLHAVFGLLIGYYLGRKGSPIRSVVDTLVTLPLVFPPVALGFLLLLILGKAGPIGRFVTGVFGVEIIFNLWGVVIAAFVAGLPLIVKPVQAAVQSTTISLIEASYTLGKSEAETFVFVVIPSIKKSVAGGLSLAFGRSLGEVGLTLMLGGNIVGRTNTLSLEIYNSVFTGEFERAGILAAILGCISVLILLLLKRLSAV, from the coding sequence ATGGAAGTGGACTCCGTAACAGGTTCCGATGTATTCACGAATATCGCTTTCCCCATGGTATTCACAGCAAAAGTTGCAGCAATATCTCTGATGCTTCACGCGGTTTTCGGTCTTCTGATCGGTTATTATCTCGGCAGAAAGGGTAGCCCGATTCGGAGCGTAGTGGATACTCTGGTTACTCTGCCACTTGTTTTTCCTCCTGTAGCTCTCGGATTCCTGTTGCTTCTTATTCTTGGCAAAGCCGGACCAATCGGTCGTTTTGTCACAGGTGTCTTTGGCGTGGAAATAATCTTCAACTTGTGGGGAGTAGTCATTGCAGCATTCGTAGCCGGCCTTCCCCTCATCGTGAAGCCGGTCCAGGCTGCAGTGCAGAGTACCACAATAAGTCTTATCGAGGCTTCCTACACCTTGGGCAAGTCCGAAGCTGAGACGTTCGTGTTTGTGGTAATCCCGAGCATTAAGAAGAGCGTTGCCGGAGGGCTATCCCTTGCCTTTGGAAGATCGCTGGGCGAAGTAGGCTTGACGTTGATGCTGGGTGGAAATATTGTGGGCAGGACAAATACACTCTCTCTAGAAATATATAATTCTGTTTTTACGGGAGAATTTGAACGTGCCGGCATCCTGGCAGCCATATTGGGGTGCATCTCGGTTCTCATTCTTCTCTTGTTGAAGCGACTTTCAGCCGTCTAA
- the kdpB gene encoding potassium-transporting ATPase subunit KdpB, whose protein sequence is MAAKAHSIFDREILVQAAIESFKKLNPANMLKNPVMFVTEVGAAITTIGLLLYRQGESFGFGLQIAVWLWFTVLFANFSEAVAEGRGKAQANELRKTRTTTIAHRLLQDGLFEQDISAEQLRQGDEVVVSAGELIPGDGEVIEGIATVDESAITGESAPVIREAGGDRSSVTGGTRVLSDRIVVRITANPGESFLDHMIGLIEGAQRQKTPNEIALTILLAALTIIFLVVILSLKPFGMYANVNFSITVLVALLVCLIPTTIGGLLNAIGIAGIDRLVRRNVLAMSGRAVEAAGDVDVLLLDKTGTITLGDRQATEFVPADGVTKEQLADAAQWASLADETPEGRSIMVLAKQYGLRGRSLTETANAKFLPFTAQTRMSGVDIDGRQIRKGAPDAIESFVGADFSSEVQHTIEAIALEGGTPIAVADGARVLGVVHLKDIVKGGLKDRFERLRSMGIKVVMITGDNSRTASAIAKEAGIDFFLAEARPEDKLQLIRKEQAAGLLVAMTGDGTNDAPALAQADVGVAMNSGTQVAKEAGNMVDLDSNPTKLIEIVEIGKQLLMTRGALTTFSISNDVAKYFAIIPAMLMTTFPVIGPLNIMGLHSPQSAILSAVIFNALIIVALIPLALKGVHFRPLSAAALLRRNLFVYGLGGLAAPFFGIKIIDVCITALHLV, encoded by the coding sequence ATGGCTGCAAAAGCTCATTCAATTTTCGATCGTGAAATCCTGGTTCAAGCGGCGATTGAGTCTTTCAAGAAGCTCAATCCTGCTAACATGCTGAAAAATCCGGTCATGTTTGTAACCGAAGTCGGAGCGGCAATTACTACAATCGGATTGCTCCTGTATAGGCAAGGAGAATCGTTCGGTTTTGGTCTTCAAATTGCCGTGTGGCTTTGGTTTACCGTATTATTTGCCAACTTTTCTGAAGCTGTTGCTGAAGGACGCGGCAAGGCTCAGGCTAATGAATTACGAAAAACACGAACTACGACCATAGCGCATCGACTGTTGCAGGATGGCCTTTTCGAGCAAGACATTTCTGCGGAACAGCTCAGGCAGGGTGATGAGGTGGTTGTCTCTGCCGGAGAGCTTATCCCGGGGGACGGTGAAGTAATTGAAGGAATTGCCACGGTAGATGAATCTGCCATCACGGGTGAATCTGCACCTGTTATCAGAGAAGCCGGAGGAGACCGCAGCAGCGTCACCGGGGGAACAAGGGTGTTGTCGGACAGAATTGTTGTCCGAATCACAGCGAATCCTGGAGAGAGTTTCCTGGATCACATGATCGGTCTGATTGAGGGAGCTCAGCGGCAGAAAACTCCGAATGAAATAGCACTCACTATTCTCTTGGCAGCCCTCACGATCATCTTTCTTGTGGTCATTCTAAGCCTGAAGCCCTTTGGAATGTATGCGAACGTGAACTTCTCGATTACCGTGCTTGTCGCATTGCTTGTGTGCCTTATTCCTACCACCATCGGGGGGCTTCTGAACGCAATTGGAATAGCTGGAATCGACAGACTCGTCCGCCGAAATGTGCTCGCAATGAGCGGACGAGCGGTGGAGGCAGCGGGAGATGTCGACGTTTTGCTGTTGGACAAGACCGGCACCATCACCCTTGGCGATCGTCAAGCAACCGAGTTCGTTCCTGCAGATGGAGTTACCAAGGAACAACTTGCCGATGCAGCTCAGTGGGCTTCTCTGGCGGATGAAACTCCGGAAGGCCGCAGTATCATGGTCCTTGCGAAACAGTACGGTCTGCGGGGACGCTCCCTGACCGAGACTGCAAACGCGAAGTTCCTTCCGTTTACAGCTCAGACCCGGATGAGTGGCGTAGACATCGATGGCAGGCAAATACGGAAAGGGGCTCCCGATGCTATTGAGTCTTTTGTTGGAGCCGATTTCTCGTCAGAGGTCCAGCACACCATCGAAGCCATTGCATTGGAGGGGGGGACTCCCATAGCAGTTGCGGACGGAGCCCGAGTACTTGGAGTAGTCCATCTCAAGGATATTGTCAAAGGAGGCTTGAAAGATCGTTTCGAGCGTCTCAGAAGCATGGGAATAAAGGTCGTTATGATTACCGGAGATAATAGCAGGACTGCCTCAGCTATAGCAAAAGAAGCCGGGATCGATTTCTTTTTGGCAGAAGCACGCCCTGAAGACAAGCTGCAACTTATCCGCAAGGAACAGGCGGCCGGTTTGCTCGTTGCGATGACCGGTGACGGCACCAATGATGCGCCGGCTCTGGCTCAGGCCGATGTCGGAGTGGCCATGAATTCCGGAACTCAGGTAGCCAAAGAAGCCGGAAACATGGTGGATCTTGATTCCAATCCGACGAAACTTATTGAAATTGTGGAAATAGGCAAGCAGTTGCTTATGACTCGAGGCGCTCTCACCACGTTCAGCATCTCCAATGATGTGGCGAAGTATTTTGCCATAATTCCGGCAATGCTCATGACGACATTCCCGGTAATCGGTCCTTTGAACATCATGGGCCTCCATTCGCCCCAGAGCGCTATCTTGAGCGCTGTGATCTTCAATGCTCTCATCATTGTGGCCTTGATACCTCTGGCTCTGAAAGGCGTCCATTTCAGACCGCTCAGCGCTGCCGCACTTCTCCGTCGCAATCTGTTCGTCTACGGATTAGGCGGTCTTGCGGCACCTTTTTTCGGGATCAAAATTATCGATGTATGTATTACGGCATTGCACCTCGTATAA
- a CDS encoding response regulator has translation MDNQSGIDRAKVILLVEDQEMVSNLIKRILESSGYVLITATDGKEAINLYQREMDKISLVILDLMMPKMGGETCIKELHKINPNLKILIASGRSLDAETKRLVETETRGFVKKPFTRTELLQMVRDILNTD, from the coding sequence ATGGACAACCAGTCAGGAATAGACAGAGCAAAAGTGATTCTTCTGGTCGAAGATCAGGAAATGGTTAGTAATCTGATCAAAAGAATCCTGGAATCTTCCGGGTACGTCTTGATTACCGCAACCGATGGAAAAGAAGCTATAAATCTGTACCAGAGAGAAATGGACAAAATTTCTTTAGTGATTCTCGACCTTATGATGCCGAAAATGGGAGGGGAAACGTGCATTAAAGAGCTCCATAAAATCAACCCCAACCTCAAGATTTTGATCGCAAGCGGTCGTTCATTGGACGCAGAAACGAAACGATTGGTTGAAACGGAGACCAGGGGTTTTGTGAAAAAACCTTTTACCAGAACGGAACTCCTGCAGATGGTCCGCGATATCTTGAATACCGATTGA
- the kdpA gene encoding potassium-transporting ATPase subunit KdpA — translation MEHLGYIQLALYIVILLALTKPMGLYLVQVLDINGRTFLHPVIGPLERLLYRILGIDSNTEQDWKQYTLSLLAFSLVGVLFTYCILRSQHILPLNPEGLQAVSDQLSFNTAVSFTTNTNWQNYGGESTMSYFSQMVGLVFHNFVSAAVGIAVAAALVRGIARHSAKTIGNFWVDLVRINLYLLLPVCLVYAVFLVSQGMIQNFKSYDTAQLIEPYTVTAKSSEGGESPDNSVPEQRKIETQRITQGPMASQVAIKMLGTNGGGFTNANASHPFENPTPLSNFLQMLSIFLIPSGLTYYLGRIVKNQRHGWAVWAAMAIIFLAGVSVCWWAESAGNPRLHALGVDISSGNMEGKEVRFGIFNSALFATITTAASCGAVNSMHDSFTPLGGLIPLLNIELGEVVFGGVGAGLYGMLVFVVLAVFLAGLMIGRTPEYLGKKIESYDIKAAVLFVMAAVFGILGFTALASVSNWGLAGLNNAGPHGFSEMLYAFSSGTGNNGSAFAGLNGNTVPYNITLGLAMLVGRFFMIVPVLALAGHLAQKKIVPQSSGSFPVTGPIFVMLLVGTVLIVGALTFFPALSLGPIVEHFLMTNSSVLF, via the coding sequence ATGGAACATTTGGGATACATCCAACTTGCTTTATATATTGTAATTTTGCTTGCACTGACAAAACCCATGGGATTGTACCTTGTACAAGTTCTGGATATTAACGGGAGAACCTTTCTTCATCCAGTCATAGGACCTTTGGAACGATTGCTCTATCGGATCCTCGGGATCGATTCGAACACCGAGCAGGATTGGAAGCAGTATACTTTGTCACTCCTGGCTTTCAGCCTGGTCGGAGTTCTCTTCACATACTGCATCTTGAGATCACAGCACATACTACCGCTGAATCCGGAAGGCTTGCAGGCGGTAAGTGACCAATTGTCGTTTAACACGGCAGTGAGTTTTACAACGAACACCAATTGGCAAAATTACGGTGGTGAATCAACCATGTCCTATTTTTCCCAAATGGTTGGTTTAGTGTTTCACAACTTTGTTTCCGCTGCTGTCGGCATAGCAGTCGCTGCTGCTCTCGTCAGAGGCATTGCCAGACATTCTGCAAAGACCATTGGCAACTTTTGGGTAGATCTGGTCAGGATCAATCTTTATCTGTTGCTGCCGGTTTGTCTGGTCTATGCGGTCTTTCTCGTTTCCCAGGGAATGATACAGAATTTCAAGTCGTACGATACAGCTCAATTGATCGAGCCTTACACAGTGACTGCAAAGTCCTCTGAAGGAGGAGAATCCCCGGACAATTCGGTACCTGAGCAACGAAAAATCGAGACCCAGAGAATTACACAGGGTCCAATGGCTTCTCAAGTCGCCATCAAGATGCTCGGTACAAACGGAGGCGGATTCACGAATGCCAATGCTTCGCATCCATTTGAGAATCCGACGCCGTTGTCAAATTTCCTACAGATGCTCTCAATCTTTCTTATTCCAAGCGGTTTGACCTATTACCTGGGGCGCATAGTGAAGAATCAACGGCATGGTTGGGCAGTCTGGGCTGCCATGGCGATCATTTTCCTGGCTGGTGTCTCGGTCTGTTGGTGGGCTGAATCCGCCGGCAATCCCAGACTCCACGCTCTCGGCGTAGATATCTCTTCCGGAAACATGGAAGGCAAAGAGGTTCGGTTCGGTATCTTCAACTCGGCTTTATTTGCCACTATTACTACCGCTGCTTCGTGCGGAGCTGTCAACTCCATGCACGATTCGTTTACCCCGTTAGGCGGCCTGATTCCACTGCTCAACATAGAGCTTGGAGAAGTGGTGTTCGGCGGAGTAGGAGCAGGCCTGTATGGAATGCTGGTCTTTGTTGTCCTCGCAGTGTTTCTTGCCGGCCTGATGATTGGCAGGACACCGGAATATCTTGGAAAGAAGATAGAATCGTATGACATCAAGGCAGCGGTCCTCTTTGTGATGGCAGCCGTATTCGGCATTCTCGGATTCACCGCCTTGGCATCTGTGAGTAACTGGGGACTTGCCGGCTTGAACAATGCCGGACCTCATGGATTCAGTGAAATGCTCTATGCCTTTTCTTCGGGTACGGGGAACAACGGCAGTGCTTTCGCAGGGCTGAATGGAAACACGGTCCCTTACAACATAACACTGGGATTAGCAATGCTCGTCGGTCGATTCTTCATGATCGTACCAGTTCTTGCATTGGCCGGACATCTGGCTCAAAAAAAGATCGTTCCCCAAAGTTCCGGAAGTTTTCCGGTTACCGGTCCGATTTTCGTTATGCTCCTTGTTGGGACAGTGCTGATCGTTGGAGCGTTGACGTTCTTCCCGGCCTTATCTCTCGGGCCCATAGTCGAGCATTTTCTCATGACGAATTCAAGCGTCTTATTCTAG
- a CDS encoding ABC transporter ATP-binding protein, with protein MFFCLDVHSKGKGLLISLNVCKCLRGAQGPFVLHPAFTIPRGQFVVLNGTSGTGKTTLLRMLAGLETPDDGRILVDGETWFDKNERVCVPPQKRSIGFVFQNYALFPSMTVRRNLEFAAGRRKDPRVDMFLSMIELEELQYRYPEELSGGQQQRVALARALIRRPKILLLDEPLSALDEAIREKLQEEILRLHQELGLTSILVSHDRAEILRMGDRILVLQEGGLTCEGPPFHIITRPDEKNGSGVISAGSGNPARRST; from the coding sequence TTGTTTTTTTGCTTGGACGTCCATTCAAAAGGAAAGGGCCTATTGATCAGTCTAAACGTATGCAAATGTCTGCGAGGTGCTCAGGGCCCTTTTGTATTGCATCCAGCATTCACGATCCCCAGAGGACAGTTCGTCGTTTTGAATGGAACTTCCGGAACCGGCAAGACAACTTTGCTACGTATGTTGGCAGGTCTTGAGACACCGGATGATGGACGTATCCTGGTGGACGGAGAGACGTGGTTCGATAAGAATGAACGGGTTTGCGTGCCCCCTCAGAAGAGGAGCATCGGATTTGTATTTCAAAATTATGCGCTCTTTCCATCCATGACCGTGAGGCGCAATCTGGAATTTGCTGCAGGCCGCCGAAAAGATCCTCGAGTAGACATGTTTCTGTCAATGATTGAACTGGAAGAGCTGCAGTACAGATATCCGGAAGAACTGTCAGGAGGCCAGCAGCAGAGAGTAGCTTTGGCACGAGCCTTGATCCGACGGCCGAAGATCCTTCTTCTTGACGAACCGCTTTCCGCACTGGATGAGGCCATAAGGGAAAAGCTTCAGGAGGAAATCCTGCGTCTGCACCAAGAACTGGGACTCACGAGCATTCTCGTGTCACATGATCGAGCTGAAATTCTTCGTATGGGAGATCGCATCCTTGTCCTTCAAGAGGGTGGATTGACCTGTGAAGGTCCCCCATTCCATATAATCACGCGACCGGATGAGAAGAACGGATCGGGAGTGATCTCAGCCGGGTCCGGAAATCCGGCAAGGAGAAGCACTTAG